Proteins encoded together in one Pontiella desulfatans window:
- a CDS encoding sulfatase family protein, protein MLKKVILRTIVLWGAGAAMALQAAPENRPNIVWIFSDDHSIQTIGAYGGRLQKLNPTPNLDRIAKEGMLFDRCYVGNSICAPSRATLLTGKHSHLHGKIDNQGGFNHNQQQFQKILQKNGYQTAMIGKIHLNGKMQGFDHWEVLPGQGDYYQPSFISDKGRYTEEGYVTDIITDKALKWLDSGRDKDKPFMVMIHHKAAHRSWMPASRHVGMYENLFIPEPDSLFDDYATRGVAAHSATMTIRDEMRLESDLKLYTPKSWEKYEAEKKKMIAAGKPFPPAGGWEFGAYFRMTPEQRKVWDDAREASNQKILAKGEAWLKTPEGVKWRYQRYMKDYLGCIASLDENIGRVLDYLAESGLDKNTIVMYSSDQGFYMGEHGWFDKRFMYEESFRTPLIAYWPGHIKPGSVNTDLVQNIDFAETFLDLAGAPVPDDMQGRSLVPLLEGKTPKDWRESLYYHYYEYPAIHNVRRHEGVFNGRFKLIRFYGKGVPNGEEWELFDIEKDPEEMNSVYGNPEYAAKIAELKKELLRLREVYEVPE, encoded by the coding sequence ATGTTAAAAAAGGTCATTTTGAGAACAATCGTATTGTGGGGAGCAGGTGCCGCGATGGCGCTTCAAGCTGCACCTGAAAACCGTCCGAACATTGTATGGATCTTTTCGGACGATCACTCCATTCAAACCATCGGCGCTTACGGCGGCCGATTACAGAAATTGAACCCGACGCCGAATCTTGATCGCATTGCAAAGGAAGGCATGCTGTTCGACCGTTGCTATGTCGGGAATTCCATCTGCGCGCCGAGTCGCGCCACGCTGTTGACCGGGAAGCACAGCCATCTCCACGGCAAGATCGATAATCAAGGAGGCTTCAACCACAACCAGCAGCAGTTTCAGAAAATCCTGCAGAAAAACGGCTACCAGACAGCGATGATCGGAAAGATCCATCTGAACGGAAAGATGCAGGGCTTCGACCATTGGGAGGTGCTGCCAGGGCAGGGCGATTATTACCAGCCCAGCTTCATCAGTGACAAGGGCAGGTATACGGAAGAGGGCTACGTAACCGACATCATCACCGATAAGGCGCTCAAGTGGCTGGATAGCGGGAGGGACAAGGATAAGCCGTTCATGGTGATGATACACCACAAAGCCGCGCACCGCAGTTGGATGCCTGCGTCGCGCCATGTGGGCATGTACGAGAATCTCTTCATCCCCGAGCCGGATAGCCTGTTCGACGACTATGCCACCCGCGGCGTCGCGGCCCACAGCGCGACCATGACGATCCGCGATGAAATGAGATTGGAATCAGACCTCAAGCTCTACACGCCGAAGTCGTGGGAAAAATACGAAGCGGAAAAGAAAAAGATGATTGCTGCGGGAAAACCCTTCCCGCCGGCCGGCGGCTGGGAATTCGGGGCCTATTTCCGCATGACCCCCGAACAGCGCAAAGTTTGGGATGATGCCCGCGAGGCGAGCAACCAGAAAATCCTTGCGAAGGGAGAGGCCTGGCTGAAAACCCCCGAAGGAGTGAAATGGCGCTATCAGCGCTACATGAAAGACTACCTCGGCTGCATCGCAAGCCTTGATGAAAACATCGGGCGTGTTCTCGACTATCTCGCCGAATCCGGTTTGGATAAAAACACGATCGTGATGTATTCATCGGATCAGGGATTCTATATGGGCGAACACGGCTGGTTCGACAAGCGCTTTATGTACGAGGAATCGTTCCGCACGCCGCTGATCGCCTATTGGCCGGGGCATATCAAACCGGGTTCGGTGAACACCGATCTGGTGCAGAACATCGACTTTGCCGAAACCTTCCTTGATCTGGCCGGTGCGCCCGTTCCGGACGACATGCAAGGAAGGAGCCTGGTTCCCTTGCTTGAGGGAAAGACGCCTAAGGACTGGCGGGAATCGCTCTACTATCACTACTACGAATATCCGGCCATACATAACGTACGACGCCATGAAGGCGTGTTTAACGGTCGCTTCAAGCTCATCCGGTTCTACGGAAAGGGTGTTCCCAATGGCGAGGAGTGGGAGCTGTTCGACATCGAAAAAGATCCGGAGGAAATGAACAGTGTCTACGGAAATCCGGAATATGCCGCCAAGATCGCCGAGCTGAAAAAGGAATTGCTGAGATTGCGTGAGGTTTACGAAGTTCCTGAGTGA
- a CDS encoding sulfatase, which produces MLGTVLSAMMLATLAIETIAVAAKPNVLFIMADDLNTALSGYGHPQCKTPNLDKLAKTGVSFTRAYCQYPICGPSRASIMTGQYPDKNGVLDNGGKVKKDRITLPRLFRDNGYWVGRAGKIYHLGVPGEVMGGLSASDHAPSWDYVYNLHAMESLTPGKAEDLTGEDSTSKYPELREEWKRRKPGIKKLMIPGNHQGSDQVVVETADDNRLLADGMSADRAIELLRARAVDKKPFFLGVGFLRPHAPYVAPEKDFAQYDYREMKAPSVAEYAKADIPAQANGNDMQPDRTKRRKIRRGYYGSVSYMDRMVGRVLDELDRLGLRENTIIVFVSDHGYLLGEHNAWAKSKLWEESTRVPLIISAPGQSASAVECDHFVELVDLYPTVVELAGLPADTGTQGLSLAELLNTPQAVFGRQDAFIQVEGGYGLRSGKWAYMWYSATKKYEEGFMLFDMDKDPKQIRNLAANPEYAETRERLHQRLVERKESAKNG; this is translated from the coding sequence ATGTTAGGTACTGTCCTGTCGGCCATGATGCTGGCGACGCTGGCTATTGAAACCATCGCGGTTGCAGCAAAACCCAACGTGTTGTTCATCATGGCCGATGACCTTAACACCGCGTTGAGCGGATATGGGCATCCGCAGTGCAAGACCCCGAATCTAGATAAATTGGCGAAGACCGGTGTTTCATTCACCCGCGCCTATTGCCAGTATCCGATTTGCGGTCCATCGCGTGCGTCGATCATGACTGGGCAATATCCCGATAAAAACGGTGTATTGGATAACGGCGGCAAGGTGAAGAAGGATCGAATAACCTTACCACGGCTGTTTCGGGACAATGGATATTGGGTAGGCCGTGCCGGCAAGATCTACCATCTGGGCGTCCCTGGTGAAGTGATGGGCGGCTTGTCGGCCTCGGATCATGCGCCGTCCTGGGATTATGTGTACAACCTGCATGCCATGGAATCGCTTACCCCGGGGAAGGCGGAGGATTTGACGGGGGAGGACTCGACCTCCAAATACCCGGAGCTACGCGAGGAGTGGAAGCGGCGCAAGCCCGGTATAAAAAAGCTGATGATCCCCGGCAACCACCAAGGGAGTGACCAAGTCGTTGTGGAAACCGCCGACGACAACCGCTTGCTCGCCGATGGCATGAGTGCCGATCGGGCAATCGAACTCCTGCGTGCCCGCGCCGTGGATAAAAAACCATTCTTTCTAGGTGTTGGTTTCCTCCGTCCACACGCTCCCTATGTAGCCCCTGAGAAGGATTTCGCGCAGTATGACTATCGCGAGATGAAAGCGCCAAGCGTTGCTGAGTACGCCAAGGCGGATATCCCCGCGCAAGCGAATGGCAACGACATGCAGCCGGATCGAACCAAGCGCCGAAAAATTCGACGCGGTTATTACGGGTCGGTCAGCTACATGGATCGCATGGTCGGCCGTGTGTTGGACGAACTGGATCGATTGGGGCTACGGGAAAATACGATCATTGTTTTTGTATCCGACCATGGATATCTCCTCGGTGAACATAACGCGTGGGCAAAGAGTAAGTTGTGGGAGGAATCGACGCGTGTGCCCTTAATCATCTCAGCCCCGGGGCAATCGGCCTCCGCCGTTGAATGCGACCACTTTGTGGAACTGGTTGATTTGTATCCTACGGTTGTAGAGCTGGCGGGGCTGCCTGCCGATACGGGCACGCAGGGTTTGAGCCTCGCGGAATTACTGAATACGCCTCAAGCGGTTTTCGGGCGACAGGACGCGTTCATTCAGGTCGAGGGCGGCTATGGTCTGCGGAGCGGCAAGTGGGCATACATGTGGTATTCTGCCACGAAGAAATACGAGGAAGGTTTCATGCTCTTTGATATGGATAAGGATCCGAAACAAATCCGTAATCTGGCCGCCAACCCGGAATATGCCGAAACCAGGGAGCGGCTCCACCAGCGCCTGGTAGAGCGAAAAGAGTCGGCAAAGAACGGATAA
- a CDS encoding Gfo/Idh/MocA family protein, whose product MKFDRHHFIKAGAAATVGFPSIVRAQGLNEKLQVAFVAVGGKAKIHTRECHEAGLQCVAFADVDKQTWDGVLGKEGWQGASGYTDWREMFTRHGKEIDVVFVSTPDHSHFAPTMTAISMGIHCYTEKPLTWSVREAQLLTAAYEKQKNVVTQMGNQGHSMQGWRVAYELIKGGAIGDVKEFHTWTNRPVWPQGGDKPNYTDAVPDYLNWDAWIGPAAMRPFAGPNAEAKPKKNGKLRGTYHPGTWRGFVDFGSGALGDMACHTTDGIYSIMNPGYAATAEPLEMTGPVTDQYPAGMVVKSTYRASNGRPGFATYWYEGKNKKGKPYMPETPEELKVDGAKLPQTGNLIVGTEGKMLVQGDYWESPRVIPEAKRRAFGRPEQLLERSPGHHAEFLMACRGETPREFSQSNFSYSGPMTANIQLGNLCARAGKKLVLNEAGEIVNDPKINELAWREPREGWGPLESIV is encoded by the coding sequence ATGAAATTCGATCGACACCATTTTATCAAAGCGGGGGCTGCGGCGACCGTTGGCTTCCCGTCGATTGTCCGCGCTCAAGGGCTGAATGAAAAACTACAGGTCGCGTTCGTGGCGGTTGGCGGAAAAGCCAAAATTCATACTCGGGAATGCCATGAGGCGGGGCTGCAGTGCGTAGCGTTCGCCGATGTGGATAAACAGACGTGGGACGGTGTTCTTGGCAAAGAGGGATGGCAAGGCGCGTCGGGCTACACGGACTGGCGGGAGATGTTCACGCGGCACGGCAAGGAGATTGACGTTGTGTTTGTGTCTACGCCGGACCATTCCCATTTCGCGCCCACCATGACCGCGATCTCCATGGGCATCCATTGCTATACGGAAAAGCCGCTGACGTGGTCGGTACGCGAGGCGCAGCTGTTGACCGCGGCCTATGAAAAACAGAAGAATGTGGTGACCCAGATGGGTAACCAGGGCCATTCGATGCAGGGCTGGCGTGTTGCGTATGAGCTGATCAAGGGCGGCGCCATCGGCGACGTGAAGGAATTCCACACCTGGACCAACCGACCCGTCTGGCCACAGGGCGGCGACAAACCGAACTATACGGATGCGGTGCCGGATTATTTGAACTGGGACGCGTGGATCGGCCCCGCCGCGATGCGCCCCTTCGCGGGGCCAAACGCAGAAGCTAAACCAAAGAAAAATGGGAAACTGCGCGGGACGTACCATCCGGGTACGTGGCGTGGATTCGTGGACTTCGGTTCCGGCGCGCTGGGAGACATGGCCTGCCATACCACCGACGGCATCTATAGCATCATGAATCCAGGCTACGCAGCGACGGCCGAGCCGCTCGAAATGACTGGTCCCGTAACCGATCAGTATCCCGCCGGCATGGTGGTTAAGAGCACCTACCGGGCTTCCAACGGCCGCCCCGGCTTCGCGACCTATTGGTACGAGGGTAAGAATAAAAAGGGTAAACCCTACATGCCCGAGACTCCTGAGGAACTGAAGGTGGATGGCGCGAAGCTTCCACAGACCGGCAATCTGATTGTCGGTACCGAGGGCAAGATGCTGGTGCAGGGCGACTACTGGGAGAGCCCGCGCGTCATTCCGGAAGCGAAACGCCGCGCGTTCGGGCGACCCGAGCAGCTGCTAGAACGTTCGCCGGGCCACCACGCGGAGTTCTTGATGGCCTGCCGCGGCGAAACGCCGCGCGAGTTCAGCCAGTCCAACTTTTCCTATTCTGGCCCCATGACCGCCAATATCCAGCTGGGCAACCTCTGCGCTCGCGCCGGGAAAAAGCTCGTTCTCAACGAAGCCGGCGAGATCGTCAATGACCCGAAGATCAATGAACTCGCCTGGCGTGAACCGCGCGAGGGCTGGGGACCATTGGAAAGCATTGTCTAG
- a CDS encoding response regulator transcription factor, whose amino-acid sequence MNISSAVLKFRILRGLARGRLCKEIADELDISVNTVNTDLRRIYEKLQVHSRAEAVAKYTGIALGHSAKKPKLFMGARCNGFR is encoded by the coding sequence ATGAACATCTCTTCTGCGGTTTTAAAATTCAGGATCTTGCGGGGTCTTGCGCGCGGCCGTTTATGTAAAGAAATCGCCGATGAACTGGATATTTCAGTGAACACGGTAAACACCGACCTTCGCCGTATCTATGAAAAACTCCAGGTTCACTCCCGCGCCGAGGCCGTCGCCAAATATACCGGCATTGCGTTGGGTCATTCGGCCAAAAAACCGAAATTATTTATGGGTGCGCGGTGTAATGGATTTCGGTGA
- a CDS encoding IS110 family RNA-guided transposase: MKKRNTIGMDMGDRSHSICILDPAGEVVLRNTVGNTAVALRKCFKKQKPALFAIEAGTHSAWVSRMLEDMGHEVLVGNPRKLRAIWDSNEKSDVRDAEMLARIARVDPKLLYPIQHRSRESHFDLLNIKARDLLVKTRKMQIAHVRCVAKSFGERVSKCSTKCFHRRSNEELSAELLEVLSPVLESIEELSFKITEYDKRIKKLSEEKYPETAVLRAVSGVGPITALAYILTLEDPKRFKKSRDVGPFLGLVPRRDQSGDMDKQLSITKAGDVALRRLLVGCAQYILGAFGPECELREFGLKLADRGGKNAKRRAVVAVARKLAVLLHRLWGDKAAYDPCHQQTRKELTQAA, from the coding sequence ATGAAGAAACGTAATACAATCGGAATGGATATGGGAGATCGGAGCCATAGTATTTGCATACTCGACCCGGCGGGTGAGGTCGTTTTACGCAACACGGTTGGCAACACAGCGGTGGCGCTTCGCAAATGCTTCAAGAAACAGAAGCCGGCATTGTTTGCCATCGAAGCGGGAACCCATTCTGCTTGGGTAAGTCGCATGCTTGAGGATATGGGGCACGAGGTTCTCGTCGGGAACCCACGCAAGCTGCGGGCCATCTGGGATAGTAATGAAAAAAGTGATGTGCGCGATGCCGAGATGCTTGCCCGTATTGCACGCGTTGATCCCAAATTGTTATATCCGATCCAGCACCGTAGCCGGGAGTCCCACTTCGACCTGCTCAACATCAAAGCACGGGACTTGCTGGTCAAGACCCGAAAAATGCAGATTGCCCATGTGCGGTGTGTGGCCAAGAGTTTTGGTGAGCGCGTATCGAAATGCAGCACCAAATGCTTTCATCGCCGCTCGAATGAGGAACTGTCTGCGGAGTTACTTGAAGTTCTTTCCCCCGTGCTCGAGAGCATTGAGGAACTGAGTTTTAAAATCACGGAGTATGATAAACGGATCAAGAAACTCAGCGAGGAAAAGTATCCCGAAACAGCGGTGCTGAGAGCGGTGTCGGGCGTGGGCCCGATCACTGCACTGGCCTACATCCTCACACTCGAAGATCCGAAGCGTTTCAAAAAGAGCCGAGATGTCGGGCCATTCCTGGGGCTCGTTCCTCGCCGGGATCAATCGGGGGATATGGATAAGCAGCTCTCCATTACCAAGGCAGGCGATGTTGCCTTACGGCGACTTCTCGTCGGGTGCGCCCAGTATATATTGGGTGCGTTCGGGCCGGAATGTGAACTGCGGGAGTTCGGGCTCAAATTGGCTGACCGAGGCGGGAAAAACGCAAAACGCCGCGCCGTGGTGGCCGTGGCCCGCAAGCTGGCCGTGCTCTTGCACCGGTTATGGGGAGACAAAGCGGCCTATGATCCCTGCCACCAGCAAACTCGCAAGGAGCTGACCCAAGCCGCATAG
- a CDS encoding GH92 family glycosyl hydrolase produces MNNKPVRIVIAGSIFFALVGLSNAKEMVDYVDPMIGAVTLGANGEHGKYFGRTFPGAATPFGLVQLSPDTITGSGDHTSGYSYNHDVIEGFSFTHMSGVGWYGDLGNFQVMPTTGKRLFNRRYIVTKRIKETDLFEDFPDAMDNAASKYSHDQEHASIGYYSVDLLRYDIKTEVTAAPKAGIIRFTFPENKTSRLQIDLARRIGQTQRWHEHSTQKVEVLDDQTIQGYMKCSSEDGGWGHGKGNVNYTLHYYAKFSKPFKRFGVWDKDQVMEGKKNYIGTNTGFFAEYETAKDEQVMLKVGISFVSIEGAKANLRHDIADWDFDGVRNKTKSLWSDAFKTIDFQGGSEKQKTILATSLYHCFIDPRVASDVDGWYVGADNKKHKTKGFSYRTVFSGWDVFRSHFPFLTIVRPDIVNDEINSLLDMSKRSGNDYLPRWEMLNSYSGCMLGNPAVSVIVDAYEKGIRNYDIAEAYKQCKNSVDKFGNQEHGFTPGSMSKTLEYAYTDWCVGRFAESLGKDQDSKEYYQRSMAYKNLWDPDVNWMRTRNINDKWRKWDGRTGFEQGTTESNPYQQGWFVPHDVAGFAELMGEDYFVQELKSFFKKSPDDFFWNSYYNHSNEPVHHVPYMFNYVGLPWQTQKWTREICENAYGLGPLGLRGNEDVGQMSAWYVLSAMGLHPVCPGDNVYLLTSPVFDKVTITLDPDYYKGGKFTVVAENNSPENIYIQSAKLNGKPLERAWITHQEIVAGGTIEYKMGPKPNKKWGSDPQNKPPSLSN; encoded by the coding sequence ATGAATAATAAACCAGTAAGGATAGTAATAGCAGGTTCCATATTTTTTGCCTTAGTTGGACTTTCAAATGCAAAAGAAATGGTCGATTATGTTGACCCGATGATCGGTGCGGTCACACTCGGCGCTAATGGTGAGCACGGCAAGTATTTTGGAAGGACATTTCCTGGTGCAGCTACTCCGTTTGGCCTTGTTCAGCTAAGCCCGGATACGATCACAGGCTCCGGGGATCATACTTCAGGGTACAGTTACAATCACGATGTCATCGAGGGGTTCAGCTTTACGCACATGAGTGGAGTGGGCTGGTATGGCGATCTCGGTAATTTTCAGGTAATGCCAACTACCGGCAAGCGACTATTTAATCGCAGGTACATCGTTACCAAAAGGATCAAGGAGACTGATCTCTTTGAAGATTTTCCTGATGCGATGGACAATGCAGCCTCTAAGTATTCCCATGATCAGGAACATGCGAGTATCGGCTACTACAGTGTAGACTTGCTGAGATATGATATTAAGACAGAAGTGACCGCTGCACCGAAGGCAGGGATTATACGATTTACGTTTCCTGAAAATAAAACAAGCAGGCTGCAGATTGATCTGGCAAGGCGAATCGGGCAGACTCAGCGTTGGCATGAACACAGCACCCAGAAGGTCGAAGTTCTGGACGACCAGACTATTCAAGGCTATATGAAGTGCTCAAGCGAGGACGGAGGATGGGGGCATGGCAAGGGCAATGTGAATTACACGTTGCATTATTACGCGAAGTTCAGCAAGCCATTTAAAAGATTTGGTGTATGGGATAAAGACCAGGTAATGGAAGGCAAAAAGAATTACATCGGTACCAATACAGGTTTTTTTGCTGAATATGAAACGGCTAAGGATGAGCAGGTCATGCTGAAAGTCGGGATATCCTTTGTGAGTATTGAGGGAGCGAAGGCAAATTTAAGACATGACATTGCTGACTGGGACTTTGACGGAGTACGAAATAAAACAAAATCGCTGTGGTCAGATGCGTTTAAGACGATTGATTTTCAGGGCGGCAGTGAAAAACAAAAAACTATTCTGGCAACTTCCCTTTACCATTGCTTTATAGACCCGAGAGTAGCTTCTGATGTTGATGGCTGGTATGTCGGTGCTGATAACAAAAAACATAAAACCAAAGGTTTTTCATACCGCACAGTGTTTAGCGGATGGGACGTTTTTCGCAGTCACTTTCCATTTCTGACGATTGTCAGGCCGGATATTGTAAATGATGAGATCAATTCACTGCTTGATATGTCAAAAAGGAGTGGGAATGATTATTTGCCCCGCTGGGAAATGCTGAACTCTTATTCGGGTTGCATGTTAGGAAATCCCGCCGTATCAGTGATCGTTGACGCCTACGAAAAAGGCATAAGAAATTATGATATTGCCGAAGCTTATAAACAATGCAAAAACTCAGTCGATAAATTTGGAAACCAGGAGCACGGGTTTACACCGGGTAGTATGTCAAAAACACTTGAGTATGCTTATACCGACTGGTGCGTTGGCCGCTTTGCTGAATCACTGGGAAAAGATCAGGATTCAAAAGAATATTACCAACGCTCTATGGCGTATAAGAATCTTTGGGATCCAGACGTCAATTGGATGCGTACAAGAAATATTAACGACAAATGGAGAAAGTGGGACGGAAGAACCGGTTTTGAACAGGGGACAACTGAGAGCAATCCATACCAGCAGGGCTGGTTTGTCCCTCATGACGTTGCCGGCTTTGCTGAATTGATGGGTGAAGATTATTTCGTTCAGGAACTTAAATCTTTTTTCAAAAAGTCACCAGATGACTTTTTCTGGAACTCCTATTACAATCACTCAAATGAGCCGGTGCATCATGTTCCATATATGTTCAATTATGTAGGCCTTCCGTGGCAAACTCAAAAATGGACACGCGAAATATGCGAAAATGCCTACGGACTCGGACCTCTGGGCCTGAGGGGTAATGAAGATGTTGGTCAGATGTCGGCTTGGTATGTTCTATCTGCAATGGGTTTGCATCCGGTCTGTCCCGGCGATAATGTTTACCTGTTGACAAGTCCCGTCTTTGACAAAGTGACAATAACATTGGATCCTGATTATTATAAGGGCGGTAAATTCACGGTGGTCGCAGAAAATAACTCGCCGGAAAATATTTATATACAGTCAGCCAAACTAAACGGTAAGCCATTAGAGCGAGCTTGGATCACGCATCAGGAGATTGTTGCTGGTGGAACCATTGAATATAAGATGGGGCCCAAACCTAATAAGAAATGGGGCAGCGATCCGCAAAACAAGCCTCCATCGCTGTCAAACTGA
- a CDS encoding ROK family protein: MSYSNDKRIVLTLDAGGTNFIFSAIRGNKEIIEPVGLPAETMVLEKSLATIEAGFRQVMDKLDTAPVAISFAFPGPADYPNGIIDNVGNLPAFAGGVALGPYLEAQFDLPVFINNDGDLFVYGEAIAGLLPRVNKMLEAAGSPKRYQTLFGVTLGTGFGGGLVHKGELFIGDNSNATEIWLMRNKVKPDCIAEIGACARAVIFRYAELTGIPLDEATAPGTKEIEDIALGISEGDQAAAVEAYRQLGEVLGDALSNAMTLMDGLVVMGGGVSKGHRLFMPELIREMNGIIKGYNDDEFDRIVQKVFNLESDSEIKQFLSGEPKEITVPESSRTISYDPLKRIGIGTSMLGTSRAVSIGAYAFALHEIDKAEAAVVE; the protein is encoded by the coding sequence ATGAGCTATTCAAACGATAAACGTATTGTCCTGACTCTCGACGCGGGGGGCACCAACTTTATTTTTTCCGCTATCCGGGGAAATAAAGAAATTATCGAACCCGTCGGCCTGCCGGCCGAAACAATGGTGTTGGAAAAAAGCCTCGCCACCATCGAAGCCGGATTCCGGCAGGTGATGGACAAACTGGACACTGCACCGGTGGCAATCAGCTTTGCTTTTCCGGGGCCAGCCGACTATCCCAACGGGATCATCGATAATGTGGGCAACCTTCCGGCTTTCGCGGGTGGTGTGGCGCTTGGCCCCTATCTCGAAGCTCAGTTCGACCTGCCTGTATTCATTAATAACGATGGCGACTTGTTCGTATATGGCGAAGCCATTGCCGGCCTGTTGCCGCGCGTTAATAAAATGCTGGAAGCGGCCGGCAGCCCAAAACGCTACCAGACGCTCTTTGGCGTTACGCTTGGAACCGGCTTTGGTGGAGGCCTGGTTCACAAGGGCGAGCTGTTTATCGGCGACAACTCCAATGCCACGGAAATCTGGCTGATGCGCAACAAAGTGAAACCGGACTGTATTGCCGAGATTGGTGCCTGTGCTCGTGCCGTGATTTTCCGCTATGCAGAATTGACGGGTATTCCACTGGATGAGGCTACCGCGCCCGGAACAAAAGAGATTGAAGATATTGCTTTGGGAATTTCAGAAGGGGATCAGGCCGCGGCGGTTGAGGCCTACCGGCAGTTGGGTGAAGTGTTGGGCGATGCGCTCTCAAATGCGATGACCCTCATGGATGGTCTGGTTGTGATGGGCGGTGGAGTCTCTAAAGGACATCGTCTTTTCATGCCGGAATTGATCCGTGAAATGAACGGAATAATTAAGGGCTATAACGACGACGAATTTGATCGAATCGTTCAGAAGGTATTCAATCTCGAGTCCGATTCGGAAATCAAACAGTTCCTCTCCGGTGAACCGAAAGAGATTACGGTGCCAGAGAGCTCCCGGACTATTTCATATGATCCGCTGAAGCGGATCGGAATAGGCACCTCCATGCTGGGAACCAGTCGGGCCGTATCTATCGGCGCCTATGCCTTCGCCCTGCATGAAATTGATAAAGCGGAAGCCGCCGTGGTTGAATAG
- a CDS encoding sugar MFS transporter, protein METENNPTNYKKPFITITLLFFLWGFITVMNDVLIPYLKEGFDLTYFQAGLVQFAFFGAFFFVSLIYYLVSLSKGDPINRVGYKTGIIVALLVCGAGCALFYPAAEFQKYGFFLGALFLLATGVTLLQIAANPYAAILGKPETASSRLNLAQGVNSLGTTIAPIIGGLLLYKVFAHGGEVTIDSIKLPYLIYGSLFVVLAVIVWRSHLPKFASDEKVEKGLGALRYPHLRFGMIAIFMYVGGEVAIGSYLINYMMDGAIMGLPESTASLYLAYYWGGAMIGRLCGAISLSDIASQSRKYAYMAVTAIVVFLVVYLVTAIRIEDGEFLMAFMTPAQVGPFLVMIVLNFIAFIFGKGHPARALGVFSICLVVLLSIAAFTGGSLAFWAALGTGLFNSIMWSNIFTLAIKDLKQYTSQGSSLLVMMIAGGAIVPLIMGAAADRVGIQLAFAVPIINYIYIAFYGFAGHKVKEVSGA, encoded by the coding sequence ATGGAAACTGAAAACAATCCGACAAACTATAAAAAACCGTTCATCACCATCACGCTACTCTTCTTTTTATGGGGCTTCATCACCGTCATGAACGACGTACTGATTCCCTACCTCAAGGAGGGGTTTGATCTGACCTATTTTCAGGCGGGACTGGTTCAGTTCGCTTTCTTTGGCGCATTTTTCTTCGTGTCACTGATCTATTACCTGGTGTCGCTTTCCAAAGGCGATCCGATCAACCGCGTTGGCTACAAGACCGGCATCATCGTGGCACTGCTCGTTTGCGGCGCGGGTTGTGCCCTATTTTATCCGGCGGCGGAGTTTCAGAAATATGGATTCTTTCTCGGTGCGCTGTTTCTGCTCGCAACCGGCGTAACGCTGCTGCAGATCGCAGCCAATCCCTACGCGGCCATTCTAGGAAAACCCGAGACGGCTTCCAGTCGCCTCAACCTGGCGCAAGGCGTCAATTCGCTGGGCACCACCATCGCCCCCATCATCGGCGGCCTCCTGCTCTACAAGGTTTTTGCCCATGGTGGAGAAGTCACGATCGATTCCATCAAACTGCCGTACCTGATCTATGGATCGTTGTTCGTTGTGCTGGCCGTCATTGTCTGGCGCAGCCATTTGCCGAAATTCGCCAGCGATGAAAAGGTGGAGAAGGGACTCGGCGCATTGCGATACCCGCACCTGCGTTTCGGTATGATTGCCATTTTCATGTATGTCGGCGGCGAAGTGGCTATCGGCAGTTATCTCATCAACTACATGATGGATGGCGCGATCATGGGGCTACCGGAATCGACAGCAAGCCTCTATCTGGCCTACTACTGGGGTGGGGCGATGATTGGACGCTTGTGCGGCGCGATATCGCTGAGCGACATCGCCAGCCAGTCGCGTAAATACGCCTACATGGCCGTCACCGCCATCGTGGTGTTCCTCGTGGTTTATCTGGTCACCGCGATTCGCATCGAAGACGGCGAATTCTTAATGGCGTTCATGACACCCGCTCAGGTCGGTCCGTTCCTCGTGATGATCGTTTTAAACTTCATTGCCTTCATTTTCGGCAAGGGTCATCCGGCCCGCGCGCTGGGTGTGTTTTCCATCTGCCTGGTCGTGCTGCTGTCCATCGCGGCCTTCACTGGTGGATCGCTGGCATTCTGGGCAGCGCTGGGTACCGGGCTGTTCAACTCCATCATGTGGTCGAATATTTTTACGCTGGCGATCAAGGATCTGAAACAATATACCTCGCAAGGTTCATCCCTGCTCGTGATGATGATCGCGGGCGGTGCGATTGTGCCGCTGATTATGGGCGCGGCGGCCGACCGGGTGGGCATCCAACTGGCCTTCGCCGTGCCGATTATCAACTATATCTACATCGCGTTCTATGGATTTGCGGGCCATAAGGTGAAAGAGGTTAGCGGGGCATGA